In Legionella sp. PATHC035, a genomic segment contains:
- a CDS encoding DUF1365 domain-containing protein: protein MMNHLIYTGHVRHRRFFPKKHQFSYKLFMFCFDLAQINNTFKGIKQVSIEKFNWFSFKRKNYLNESTIPLDEYARQLVMNRCGTYPKGKIYLLTQLSCLGYCFNPISIYFIFDEVNQNLDYLILEVTNTPWGERHNYVLQYSAQPKNEIYSYQFQKELHVSPFMSMNYSYHLNLKLNKEKIVVHMENHIEGKKDFDATLILKAQDNCSIKKVFWHYPLITYKVSAAIYWQALKLWIKGVPFHAHPGSNKRTSNGQK, encoded by the coding sequence ATGATGAACCATCTCATTTATACAGGACATGTACGACATCGCCGCTTTTTTCCAAAAAAGCATCAGTTTTCATATAAGTTATTTATGTTTTGTTTTGATTTAGCCCAGATCAATAATACCTTCAAAGGCATCAAACAGGTTTCAATAGAGAAGTTTAATTGGTTTTCATTTAAACGCAAAAATTATCTTAATGAATCGACTATCCCTCTTGATGAATACGCTCGTCAATTGGTGATGAATCGATGTGGAACTTACCCAAAGGGAAAAATCTATCTATTAACCCAACTGAGTTGCTTAGGTTATTGCTTTAATCCCATCAGTATTTATTTTATTTTTGATGAGGTCAATCAAAATTTGGATTATTTAATTTTGGAAGTCACCAATACTCCCTGGGGAGAACGACATAATTATGTGTTGCAGTATTCAGCCCAACCTAAAAATGAAATTTACTCATATCAATTTCAAAAAGAGCTACATGTCTCCCCCTTTATGTCTATGAATTATTCCTACCATCTTAATTTGAAACTAAATAAAGAAAAAATTGTCGTTCATATGGAAAATCATATTGAAGGAAAGAAGGATTTTGATGCAACATTAATTCTAAAAGCCCAAGATAATTGCTCGATTAAAAAAGTATTTTGGCATTATCCTTTAATCACTTATAAAGTGTCAGCAGCAATTTATTGGCAAGCATTAAAATTATGGATTAAGGGTGTTCCATTTCATGCACATCCGGGCTCTAACAAAAGGACATCGAATGGACAAAAATAA
- a CDS encoding cold-shock protein yields the protein MSKTVNGVVKWFNESKGFGFIEQEAGPDVFAHFKEILSSGFKTLTEGQRVQFIVTQGPKGLQAQNIIVI from the coding sequence ATGTCTAAAACAGTAAATGGAGTCGTTAAATGGTTTAACGAATCTAAAGGATTTGGTTTTATTGAGCAAGAAGCAGGACCCGATGTGTTTGCTCACTTTAAAGAAATTTTAAGTTCTGGCTTTAAAACCCTTACAGAAGGTCAGAGAGTGCAATTCATTGTGACTCAAGGACCAAAAGGTCTTCAAGCACAAAATATAATTGTAATTTAA
- a CDS encoding ABC transporter yields the protein MKDKELRKKLLNKCIEIKDSINRKIPLPANRYEEFEQIERSKMKAYEEARRAEAPEDEQLESCIYEMEYLELHDKEYEAHERYVKQKQIEYHIFESINERFKEFCLDNQVKSPHHLTPNQKQSFKQIILKQSSILCEQIARTLKLLGRESSDINVTEIDDYLEKNADSFIQILCQGEELTINDKELAYRFKKTVELIEHRDAFQKQHNRENALLFQGKSEKKVREAIQKSTLFAIAEYFDRPEISTGFCQEHTTIALKRLYDEHIIQSDTTVEKVTIDYFDDEGNPADGHTFLVLDRNPNSPLNDISQWEGILLDPWNGIACLTEDYDSLPYFYISYPKGAKWEAIQFTDDDYTLRSAIRDANQYYQMTGNSEIEKRRPLVMEEHQLHSLDEVGFEETKTFLTELINKLRPPNFEESIDIFITTTGDKLVNTLAGLTKPAIVIHSDFLKQMQNGVYTVEELEFALANELLYMKHEGVGIYYKISASEQFKLDKLTIEQCHNIPAGISYLRKSIHFQEQHKWDVSHVHQSYLVHDYQLAALPDYHQRIKNLLTLLAIKENERNEKQHTSLPNAILKAVAPIQREIFFKKECDACKSTVAKLKFLESKLAELTVELLPYEITSSVGIKVRDFCHILYAMDINLNDAEVKKTAEELIQRAFNLRIPAFEQIYLALVHQHFTGRNSLTRNVQLPPLGPFRVLNDAFDAFVKAKSFAEAKEAAESLNALLENLINHLKHPHGRARLHTYQFEETHQRMPVGKERFFGSVIGEHIKWNTFAPQNEGTEVPWSSHLAWAQKDESSLIAETLWRLGVTGDHNVWSLLPDKRLLSFVLDYDETKPITTLPPGLDSYNGYYSEAILTFLSDKVIKNFDVNFEMFFSGASFEDKLKQYYDLNRLVLIKPSEAKARNVDNLAVQFLLTEFTNIAINGTPEEQAVVKGFFLGREDKRDLEHLLQAANEVKSTLDYNAPYVQFVINQEFQGKKFDLFTTEEQLKFLRASSMSLYEIPPQAFIAIFRLPFDSFSLDCLEQLLPLTNKTIEDLTPVYSIAAVFLQEHIKKYGNYEVLSKETIALLKLAMQFVRNPVERASPFKSFLWNLPQETSGTNHLTAHDLILIYRMFDSQLLFPSPEVQEHFARLLIQRIKEISDPDERIQALEKLLFVENAISLPISSISLRNEAIEQLVKDLRNKYGQDDRSQEYREKMIAVIDHLYENMAKRDVTLMLSRLANSIESQWDVTEHLGILLEPDKYLSTNQQEKIDFSISSLAAVSRKLSEDKNDINEFLEFISSPISRQTTDRFSSYLLSRQKINDLAKLLGYSGELEKSENEKPGTTALLLRSFYAQFWDVSLEERAVIVDHLLIPASKVKTAAEMEDAYQEGFSYVAHKLFPHAETDKEENFAYALLKAYLDSADKYIRGHLLAGMLVATNQSSGARESPSAGKKLAMLCEHMGPAYVKLAQAVHSHPNTPEAIRRDLEHLKGRANPPHRWQLWRLLREVVSRDDRKMIKRVGALLGSASYNLALEAELENGQDVVLLMLREHAAKNAQDGFIHLQKTIESCAHVDMEPIRESILSIIQEAKELSKIEMDRNLSEQQNLIATKLYTGSITVNVDDKPHSFTLNPAHLLKSGEGYRFIERIYGTEFNELPNQTTEDKEIRRAIAKAIITVELINILQGGCFDSDRHGNQLRHQNHQLGLYDFGEMSLQPPSEVELKQLAKVLSDLPRAALKNRLFHTNFDLLLTEHIRKALKAGEPTRYLMRIRKGLLALRDFQKELTTEELIEVFQQVNASEAINPKVKAEVASAIRMAEYMEDRSKDYQRFVNKVVFFRSKVDSLFKRNIPHEETHQDRVSSDNDKQIILAPGN from the coding sequence ATGAAAGACAAAGAGCTGAGAAAAAAGTTATTAAACAAATGTATAGAGATTAAAGATTCAATTAATCGAAAAATTCCTTTGCCAGCGAATCGATATGAAGAGTTTGAACAGATTGAGCGTAGCAAGATGAAAGCTTATGAAGAGGCCAGAAGGGCAGAAGCGCCAGAAGATGAGCAATTAGAGTCGTGCATATACGAAATGGAGTATCTGGAGCTTCATGATAAGGAGTACGAGGCGCATGAACGCTATGTAAAACAAAAGCAAATCGAGTACCATATTTTTGAGTCTATTAATGAGCGTTTTAAGGAATTTTGTCTGGATAACCAGGTAAAATCGCCGCACCATCTGACCCCTAATCAGAAGCAAAGCTTCAAGCAAATTATTCTCAAACAGTCTTCTATTCTATGTGAACAAATTGCAAGAACACTGAAACTGCTGGGAAGAGAAAGCAGTGATATTAACGTAACTGAAATCGATGACTACCTTGAAAAAAATGCTGATTCTTTCATTCAAATTTTATGTCAAGGAGAAGAGTTAACTATTAATGATAAAGAATTAGCTTATCGGTTTAAAAAAACTGTTGAATTGATTGAACATCGAGATGCTTTTCAAAAGCAACATAACCGTGAAAACGCGCTGCTTTTTCAGGGGAAGAGTGAGAAAAAAGTTAGAGAGGCAATTCAAAAATCAACTCTATTTGCCATCGCGGAATATTTTGATAGACCCGAAATCAGTACAGGCTTTTGTCAGGAGCATACCACCATTGCCCTCAAAAGATTATATGATGAACATATCATTCAAAGTGATACCACCGTTGAAAAAGTCACTATTGATTATTTTGATGATGAGGGTAATCCGGCAGATGGTCATACTTTTTTGGTCCTTGACCGTAATCCCAATAGCCCTCTCAATGACATCAGCCAATGGGAGGGGATCCTTTTAGACCCATGGAATGGGATAGCTTGTCTTACAGAGGACTATGACTCCTTACCTTATTTTTATATTTCCTACCCCAAAGGGGCAAAATGGGAAGCTATCCAATTTACAGATGATGATTATACCCTACGATCGGCAATCCGAGATGCCAATCAATACTATCAGATGACAGGGAACAGCGAGATAGAAAAGCGAAGACCACTAGTTATGGAAGAACATCAGTTGCACTCGTTGGATGAAGTAGGATTTGAAGAAACTAAAACATTTCTGACTGAGCTGATTAATAAATTACGCCCTCCTAATTTCGAAGAGTCCATTGACATTTTTATTACAACGACTGGCGATAAATTGGTTAATACGCTGGCCGGACTTACTAAACCTGCGATTGTCATTCACAGTGATTTTCTTAAGCAAATGCAAAATGGCGTGTATACAGTTGAAGAATTAGAGTTCGCTTTAGCCAATGAGTTACTATACATGAAACACGAAGGGGTTGGAATTTATTATAAAATTTCAGCCAGTGAACAATTCAAACTCGATAAACTAACGATTGAACAGTGCCATAATATACCAGCAGGTATTAGTTACTTAAGGAAAAGCATTCACTTTCAAGAGCAACATAAATGGGATGTTAGTCATGTCCATCAATCTTATTTGGTTCATGATTATCAACTTGCGGCATTGCCCGATTATCATCAACGCATTAAAAATTTGTTAACTTTGTTGGCTATCAAAGAAAATGAACGCAATGAAAAACAACACACGTCTTTGCCAAATGCTATTTTAAAAGCGGTCGCTCCGATTCAACGAGAAATTTTCTTTAAAAAAGAATGTGATGCATGTAAGAGTACGGTAGCGAAACTCAAGTTTTTAGAATCCAAATTAGCAGAGCTAACCGTTGAGTTATTACCCTATGAAATAACCTCTAGTGTTGGGATTAAGGTTCGGGATTTCTGCCATATTTTGTATGCGATGGACATTAATTTAAATGATGCGGAAGTGAAAAAAACAGCGGAAGAATTAATTCAACGGGCTTTCAACTTGCGAATCCCTGCGTTTGAACAAATTTATCTCGCTCTTGTCCATCAACATTTCACTGGTCGAAACTCTTTGACGCGTAATGTCCAACTACCTCCACTTGGACCTTTCAGGGTCTTAAACGATGCCTTTGATGCGTTTGTTAAAGCAAAAAGCTTTGCGGAAGCGAAAGAGGCAGCTGAGTCACTCAATGCGTTACTAGAAAACCTCATCAATCATCTGAAGCATCCGCACGGACGAGCAAGACTTCATACCTATCAATTTGAGGAAACCCATCAGCGCATGCCTGTCGGAAAGGAGCGATTTTTTGGTTCAGTGATTGGTGAGCATATTAAGTGGAATACTTTTGCACCGCAAAATGAGGGTACAGAGGTACCTTGGTCGAGTCATCTTGCATGGGCACAAAAAGATGAGAGTTCTCTTATTGCCGAGACCCTATGGCGCCTTGGCGTTACTGGTGATCACAACGTATGGTCTTTATTGCCTGACAAAAGACTTTTGTCTTTCGTCCTTGATTATGATGAAACCAAACCCATTACTACATTGCCCCCAGGGCTTGATTCCTATAACGGTTATTATAGTGAAGCGATATTGACCTTTTTATCGGATAAGGTGATTAAGAACTTTGACGTCAACTTCGAGATGTTTTTTAGTGGAGCCTCTTTTGAGGATAAATTGAAACAGTATTATGATTTGAATCGACTCGTATTAATCAAACCTTCAGAAGCTAAAGCTCGCAATGTTGACAATCTAGCCGTTCAATTTTTGCTGACTGAATTTACCAATATTGCCATCAATGGGACTCCAGAGGAGCAAGCCGTTGTAAAAGGCTTTTTTCTGGGACGAGAAGATAAACGCGATTTGGAGCACTTGCTGCAGGCTGCAAATGAAGTAAAATCGACCTTAGATTATAACGCTCCCTATGTTCAATTTGTTATTAATCAGGAATTTCAGGGCAAAAAATTTGATTTGTTTACCACGGAAGAACAACTTAAATTTCTGAGAGCGAGCTCAATGAGTTTGTATGAAATTCCACCTCAGGCATTTATTGCTATTTTTCGCTTGCCTTTTGACTCATTCAGCCTTGATTGTTTGGAGCAGTTACTTCCTTTAACCAATAAAACAATTGAGGATTTGACGCCGGTCTATTCTATTGCAGCTGTCTTTCTTCAGGAACATATCAAAAAATATGGAAATTATGAGGTATTAAGCAAAGAGACAATTGCCTTACTCAAACTCGCTATGCAGTTTGTACGTAATCCTGTTGAACGTGCTTCCCCATTTAAATCCTTCCTCTGGAATTTACCGCAAGAAACGAGTGGGACTAACCATTTAACAGCTCATGATTTAATCCTGATTTATCGGATGTTTGATTCACAACTGCTCTTTCCCTCACCAGAGGTGCAAGAGCATTTTGCTCGGCTCCTTATCCAACGGATAAAAGAGATATCAGATCCCGATGAGCGCATCCAGGCGTTGGAAAAACTTCTTTTTGTAGAAAATGCAATTAGCCTTCCGATAAGTTCTATTTCTCTGCGTAATGAGGCCATTGAGCAATTAGTCAAAGACCTAAGAAATAAATATGGTCAGGATGATCGATCTCAGGAATACAGAGAGAAGATGATCGCTGTGATCGATCATCTGTATGAAAATATGGCAAAACGTGATGTCACACTAATGCTTTCACGATTAGCCAATAGCATCGAGTCACAGTGGGATGTGACTGAACATTTAGGTATTTTGTTGGAGCCTGATAAATATTTATCGACTAATCAACAGGAAAAAATCGATTTTTCTATTAGTAGCCTGGCCGCAGTCTCTCGAAAACTAAGCGAAGACAAAAACGACATAAATGAATTTTTGGAATTTATTTCTTCTCCCATCAGTCGTCAAACAACAGATAGATTTTCCAGTTATTTATTAAGCCGTCAAAAAATAAACGACCTTGCAAAGCTGTTGGGCTACAGTGGTGAATTGGAAAAAAGTGAAAATGAAAAGCCAGGGACTACTGCGCTCCTGCTAAGGTCTTTTTACGCGCAGTTCTGGGATGTAAGCCTGGAAGAGCGAGCGGTTATTGTGGATCACTTGCTTATCCCGGCCAGCAAAGTAAAAACGGCTGCTGAGATGGAAGATGCCTACCAAGAAGGGTTTTCCTACGTTGCCCATAAGTTATTCCCGCATGCTGAAACAGATAAAGAAGAAAATTTTGCTTATGCCTTGCTCAAAGCTTATCTGGACTCAGCGGATAAATACATTCGCGGCCATTTGTTAGCAGGAATGTTAGTAGCCACAAATCAGTCGAGTGGGGCTAGGGAATCACCCAGTGCTGGTAAAAAACTAGCCATGCTATGTGAGCACATGGGACCTGCCTATGTGAAACTGGCTCAGGCAGTTCATAGTCATCCGAATACACCTGAGGCTATTCGCCGAGATCTGGAACACTTGAAGGGACGAGCCAATCCACCTCATCGTTGGCAATTATGGCGGCTTCTGCGTGAGGTGGTCTCCCGTGACGATCGCAAAATGATTAAACGTGTCGGAGCTCTTTTAGGCTCAGCCTCTTATAACCTAGCTCTGGAAGCAGAGTTAGAAAATGGACAGGATGTGGTGCTATTGATGTTGCGTGAACATGCAGCAAAAAATGCGCAAGACGGTTTTATACATTTGCAAAAGACCATTGAGTCTTGCGCGCATGTCGATATGGAGCCTATTCGGGAGAGCATTTTATCGATTATCCAGGAAGCTAAGGAATTGTCGAAAATTGAAATGGACAGGAATTTAAGTGAGCAGCAAAACCTGATTGCAACCAAGCTATATACGGGTTCCATTACAGTGAACGTTGATGATAAACCCCATTCGTTTACCCTAAATCCGGCTCATTTGCTCAAAAGTGGTGAAGGCTATCGATTCATCGAGCGTATTTATGGAACCGAATTCAATGAGCTACCTAACCAAACTACGGAAGACAAGGAAATTCGGCGAGCCATTGCTAAGGCAATCATTACAGTAGAGCTTATTAACATTCTTCAGGGGGGGTGTTTTGATTCCGACCGTCATGGTAATCAATTACGTCATCAGAACCATCAGTTGGGCTTATATGATTTCGGTGAAATGTCGTTGCAACCGCCCAGTGAAGTGGAGTTAAAGCAATTAGCGAAGGTTCTGTCCGACCTTCCCAGAGCGGCATTAAAAAATAGATTGTTTCATACCAATTTTGATCTGCTGTTAACAGAGCATATTCGAAAGGCACTTAAAGCGGGTGAACCCACCCGCTATTTAATGCGAATTCGTAAAGGACTTTTGGCATTACGAGATTTCCAAAAAGAATTAACGACGGAAGAACTAATCGAGGTGTTTCAGCAGGTTAATGCCAGTGAAGCCATCAATCCCAAAGTTAAAGCCGAGGTAGCCAGTGCCATTCGCATGGCTGAATACATGGAGGATAGAAGTAAGGATTATCAGCGCTTTGTTAATAAGGTGGTTTTTTTCAGGAGTAAGGTTGACTCTTTATTCAAAAGGAATATCCCCCATGAGGAGACGCATCAAGATCGAGTATCATCTGACAATGATAAGCAAATAATTTTGGCACCTGGAAATTAA
- a CDS encoding NAD(P)/FAD-dependent oxidoreductase, giving the protein MKKRIAVIGSGISGLTSCYILSKNHDVSLFEANDYLGGHTHTLAVESEETVYSIDTGFIVFNKRTYPNFCKLLEELNVATQTSEMSFSYRADHRGLEYSGHNLNTLFSDRRNLFKLDFYHLIKDIISFNADAKKFLARTNDLEITINDFIKENNYSEQFKECYLVPMMAAIWSKNKEDTLNCSAFFILQFYNNHGLLDLFNRPQWYVIKQGSKNYITPMLERLKDHVYLNSKVERIIREANQIKIIVNSEEHVFDAVVCATHSDQALAMLEKPTPEEINILSAIKYTENEVVLHKDKNVMPKNKRAWASWNYLDNQSAAPTLTYYMNRLQSIHSKHDFFVSVNLSSEIAENQIIQSFNYAHPCLTVSALKAQKQINLINGMNNTYYVGSYWGYGFHEDGVNSAINTCKLLGT; this is encoded by the coding sequence TTGAAAAAAAGGATTGCAGTAATTGGCTCAGGAATTTCTGGTTTAACGAGTTGCTATATTTTAAGCAAAAATCATGATGTTTCTTTATTTGAAGCCAACGATTATCTTGGTGGTCATACACATACTCTCGCGGTCGAAAGCGAGGAAACTGTTTACTCGATTGATACCGGGTTTATCGTTTTTAACAAGAGAACATACCCCAACTTTTGTAAATTGCTTGAAGAGTTAAACGTAGCAACTCAAACCAGTGAAATGAGTTTTAGTTATCGCGCCGATCATAGGGGACTTGAGTACAGTGGTCATAATTTAAACACTCTTTTTTCAGATCGTCGAAACCTATTTAAATTAGACTTTTATCACCTAATCAAAGACATCATTTCATTTAATGCGGATGCAAAAAAATTCTTGGCCCGAACCAATGATCTCGAAATAACCATCAATGACTTTATCAAGGAAAACAACTACTCAGAACAATTTAAAGAATGTTATCTCGTTCCAATGATGGCTGCTATTTGGTCTAAAAATAAAGAAGATACTCTAAATTGTTCTGCTTTCTTTATCTTACAATTTTATAATAATCATGGACTTCTTGATTTGTTTAATCGACCTCAGTGGTATGTCATCAAACAAGGCTCAAAGAACTACATTACACCGATGCTTGAGCGGTTAAAAGATCACGTGTACTTAAACTCCAAAGTAGAGCGAATTATACGAGAAGCGAATCAGATTAAGATAATCGTCAACTCTGAAGAGCATGTCTTTGATGCGGTCGTATGCGCTACTCATAGTGATCAGGCGTTAGCCATGCTCGAGAAACCTACTCCTGAAGAAATCAATATTTTATCAGCAATAAAATATACTGAAAATGAAGTGGTTCTTCATAAAGACAAAAATGTAATGCCAAAAAATAAAAGGGCTTGGGCAAGTTGGAATTACCTCGATAACCAAAGCGCAGCGCCTACACTTACTTATTACATGAATCGATTGCAATCCATTCATTCCAAGCATGATTTTTTTGTATCAGTCAATCTTTCGAGTGAAATTGCGGAAAATCAAATAATCCAATCATTCAACTATGCGCATCCCTGCTTGACGGTGTCCGCCTTAAAAGCTCAAAAGCAAATTAATTTGATTAATGGGATGAATAATACATACTATGTTGGAAGTTATTGGGGTTATGGCTTTCATGAGGATGGTGTCAATAGTGCGATCAATACCTGTAAGCTGTTAGGAACCTAG
- the dbpA gene encoding ATP-dependent RNA helicase DbpA: MTQTEHTAQHLSFTQLPLREELIKSLAFLNYKNMSSIQMQSLPIILRNEDIIAQAKTGSGKTAAFALSLLNNLKISFFAVQALVLCPTRELAEQVSQAIRRLACFMPNVKIINLSGGIPMKPQLDSLRHGAHIIVGTPGRVLKHLKNVSLDLSQVKTLVLDEADRMLDMGFFDDMKNIISVCSTQRQTLLFSATYPEEIKQLSKQFMREPKEVHVETHPEDTDIEQHFYEVSKQAQKYPLLKSLLLHYRPVSTLIFCNTKQQTMEVTDQLIHEGFCAIALNGDMEQVDRDLAVLRFANQSCSILVATDVAARGLDIKELSAVINFDLAFDHDVHIHRIGRTGRAGSKGIALNITTPADAQRICVIEDHLPQPIHWGNIDELKNNSSTLFVPEMVTLCLASGKKDKIRPGDILGALTKDAGLAGNTIGKINITPMHSYVAIHKSQADQAYQYLQSGKLKGRKVNVRKIN; the protein is encoded by the coding sequence ATGACTCAAACAGAACACACAGCCCAACACCTATCTTTCACTCAACTTCCTCTTCGAGAAGAATTAATTAAGAGCCTTGCTTTTTTAAATTATAAAAATATGAGCTCAATCCAAATGCAAAGTCTGCCCATAATTCTCAGAAATGAAGATATTATTGCTCAAGCAAAAACAGGAAGTGGAAAGACCGCTGCTTTTGCTTTGTCCTTATTAAATAACTTAAAAATTTCATTTTTTGCAGTACAAGCCTTAGTTCTTTGCCCCACTCGTGAACTAGCCGAACAAGTCAGTCAAGCGATTCGTCGATTAGCCTGTTTCATGCCCAACGTCAAAATTATTAATTTATCCGGTGGTATACCAATGAAGCCTCAGCTTGATTCGTTACGACATGGCGCTCATATCATTGTCGGAACACCGGGAAGAGTGCTCAAGCATTTAAAAAACGTCTCTTTAGACTTATCCCAGGTGAAAACTTTAGTTTTAGATGAGGCAGACAGAATGCTGGATATGGGGTTTTTTGATGACATGAAAAACATTATTTCCGTTTGTTCCACACAACGACAGACGCTCCTTTTTTCTGCGACTTATCCTGAAGAAATAAAACAACTTTCAAAACAATTTATGAGAGAACCGAAAGAGGTTCATGTAGAAACCCACCCTGAAGATACGGATATCGAACAACATTTTTACGAAGTCTCAAAACAAGCTCAGAAATATCCCTTATTAAAATCATTACTGCTGCACTATCGCCCCGTATCAACATTAATATTCTGTAATACCAAGCAACAAACAATGGAAGTAACTGACCAACTGATACACGAGGGCTTTTGTGCCATCGCTTTAAATGGAGATATGGAGCAAGTCGATCGTGATCTTGCGGTCTTGCGTTTTGCCAACCAAAGTTGCTCTATTCTTGTCGCCACTGATGTTGCAGCACGAGGACTTGATATAAAGGAACTTTCTGCAGTCATTAATTTTGATCTTGCTTTTGATCACGACGTCCATATTCATCGTATTGGTCGAACTGGACGAGCAGGAAGTAAAGGTATTGCCCTAAATATAACAACGCCAGCAGATGCTCAACGAATTTGCGTCATTGAAGACCATCTCCCGCAACCTATTCATTGGGGAAACATTGATGAACTAAAAAATAACAGTTCTACTCTGTTCGTTCCAGAAATGGTCACACTTTGTCTTGCTTCCGGTAAAAAAGATAAAATTCGCCCCGGTGATATCCTTGGGGCATTAACCAAAGATGCAGGATTAGCAGGCAACACCATTGGCAAAATTAACATCACCCCTATGCACTCCTATGTTGCCATTCACAAAAGCCAAGCAGATCAAGCGTACCAATATTTGCAAAGTGGAAAATTAAAAGGACGCAAAGTTAATGTACGTAAAATAAATTAA
- a CDS encoding catalase: MKKLTLTTTGGNPIGDNQNALTAGARGPLLLQDYQLIEKLAHQNRERIPERVVHAKGWGAHGVLTVTHDITAYTKADLFSEVGKKTELITRFSTVAGEMGAADAERDVRGFSVKFYTQQGNWDLVGNNTPVFFIRDPYKFPDFIHTQKRHPKTNLRSPTAMWDFWSLSPESLHQVTILFSDRGLPQSVRFMDGFGSHTFSFINKKNERFWVKFHCKTMQGHKHWTNAQAAEVIGRTRESTQEDLFQAISQGDYPRWRFCVQIMTEDQANSLEYNPFDLTKVWSQRDFPLIDVGVLELNRNPENYFAEIEQLAFSPSNIVPGIGFSPDKMLQARIFSYADAHRYRIGTHYESLPVNAPKCPVHHYHKDGSLRFYDNNTEYSEAYYEPNSFSGPKEDPQYNEPPLPINGDVDRYDRHQDPDDYSQPRKLFHLFNQEQKQRLYANIAESMESVPDFIIERQIKLFDQVDKEYGAGVRNALKHRAK, encoded by the coding sequence ATGAAAAAGCTCACTTTGACCACTACTGGTGGTAACCCGATAGGTGATAATCAAAATGCTTTAACTGCTGGAGCCAGAGGGCCTCTTTTACTTCAAGATTACCAATTAATTGAAAAATTGGCGCACCAAAATCGAGAGCGAATACCCGAGCGTGTAGTTCATGCTAAAGGGTGGGGGGCGCATGGCGTTTTAACAGTGACCCATGATATCACTGCCTACACTAAAGCTGATTTATTTTCAGAAGTAGGAAAGAAAACAGAATTAATAACACGCTTTTCAACAGTGGCTGGTGAAATGGGGGCTGCAGATGCTGAGCGAGATGTGCGTGGATTTTCAGTAAAGTTCTATACACAGCAAGGTAATTGGGATCTTGTCGGTAATAATACTCCAGTATTCTTCATTCGTGACCCTTATAAATTTCCAGATTTTATTCATACACAAAAAAGACACCCCAAAACCAATCTTCGTTCACCGACAGCAATGTGGGATTTCTGGTCCTTATCGCCTGAAAGTCTTCACCAAGTTACCATTTTATTTTCAGATAGAGGGTTACCTCAATCTGTTCGCTTTATGGATGGTTTTGGTTCTCATACTTTTAGTTTTATAAATAAAAAGAATGAGCGATTTTGGGTCAAATTTCATTGTAAAACCATGCAAGGGCATAAACATTGGACCAATGCACAAGCCGCTGAGGTGATAGGTCGTACAAGGGAGTCGACTCAGGAAGATTTATTCCAAGCCATCAGCCAGGGTGATTATCCAAGATGGCGGTTTTGTGTGCAAATTATGACTGAAGATCAGGCGAATAGTTTAGAATACAATCCCTTTGATCTTACCAAAGTTTGGTCACAGCGTGATTTTCCGTTAATTGACGTGGGGGTTTTAGAGCTGAATCGAAATCCTGAGAATTATTTTGCTGAAATCGAACAACTTGCATTTTCCCCCTCTAATATTGTTCCTGGAATTGGTTTTTCTCCAGATAAAATGTTGCAGGCACGTATTTTTTCCTATGCAGATGCACACCGTTATCGAATAGGGACCCATTACGAATCATTACCGGTAAATGCCCCCAAATGTCCTGTACATCATTATCACAAGGATGGTTCATTACGCTTTTACGATAATAATACAGAGTACTCGGAAGCTTATTACGAGCCGAACAGTTTTTCGGGGCCAAAGGAAGATCCTCAATACAACGAGCCACCTTTACCTATCAACGGAGATGTCGATCGATATGATCGACACCAGGATCCTGATGATTATAGCCAGCCAAGAAAATTATTTCATTTGTTTAATCAAGAACAAAAGCAAAGACTCTATGCAAACATCGCCGAAAGCATGGAGAGCGTTCCTGATTTTATTATTGAGCGGCAAATTAAATTATTTGATCAAGTCGATAAAGAATATGGAGCTGGTGTACGAAACGCGCTGAAGCATCGAGCGAAATGA